A genomic stretch from Helianthus annuus cultivar XRQ/B chromosome 1, HanXRQr2.0-SUNRISE, whole genome shotgun sequence includes:
- the LOC110881853 gene encoding villin-4 isoform X4, giving the protein MFDERVYEIERLILIILWFYNMKQLIFKEFWGFEKLGFVVLGFQPFRHPRGGGGFCFVDGDDDFWPVDLKHLMMLVLAQIFMCIDGGKVGDQIEEYSKSSFETDKCYLMDCGFEVFVWVGRVTQVDDRKAATQAAEEFLTSNNQPKATLITRLIQGYETHAFRSNFDSWPSSTAPSAENRGKVAEDRGKVSVFYRSSLPSFDLGDISTEPYS; this is encoded by the exons ATGTTCGATGAACGTGTTTACGAGATTGAGCGTTTGATTCTGATTATTTTATGGTTTTATAACATGAAACAGTTGATATTTAAGGAATTTTGGGGGTTTGAGAAGCTAGGGTTTGTGGTTTTG GGTTTTCAACCATTCAGACACCCTAGAGGCGGAGGAGGGTTTTGTTTTGTGGATGGAGACGATGATTTTTGGCCG GTTGATTTGAAGCATCTGATGATGCTGGTTTTAGCACAGATCTTCATGTG CATCGATGGAGGGAAGGTTGGGGATCAAATCGAGGAATATTCAAAATCGTCATTCGAAACCGACAAATGCTATCTAATGGATTGTGGTTTCGAGGTGTTCGTTTGGGTTGGTCGAGTAACGCAGGTGGATGATAGAAAAGCTGCCACACAGGCTGCCgag GAGTTTCTCACCAGTAATAATCAGCCGAAAGCCACCCTTATAACCCGACTAATTCAAGGCTATGAGACACATGCATTCAGGTCAAATTTTGACTCTTGGCCATCATCAACCGCACCTTCTGCTGAAAACCGAGGAAAAGTGGCTGAAGATAGAGGAAAAGTTTCAG TCTTCTACAGATCAAGTCTCCCTTCATTTGATTTAGGAGACATTTCTACAGAACCTT ATTCTTGA
- the LOC110881853 gene encoding villin-2 isoform X5: MFDERVYEIERLILIILWFYNMKQLIFKEFWGFEKLGFVVLGFQPFRHPRGGGGFCFVDGDDDFWPVDLKHLMMLVLAQIFMCIDGGKVGDQIEEYSKSSFETDKCYLMDCGFEVFVWVGRVTQVDDRKAATQAAEEFLTSNNQPKATLITRLIQGYETHAFRSNFDSWPSSTAPSAENRGKVAEDRGKVSAKSSTDQVSLHLI; encoded by the exons ATGTTCGATGAACGTGTTTACGAGATTGAGCGTTTGATTCTGATTATTTTATGGTTTTATAACATGAAACAGTTGATATTTAAGGAATTTTGGGGGTTTGAGAAGCTAGGGTTTGTGGTTTTG GGTTTTCAACCATTCAGACACCCTAGAGGCGGAGGAGGGTTTTGTTTTGTGGATGGAGACGATGATTTTTGGCCG GTTGATTTGAAGCATCTGATGATGCTGGTTTTAGCACAGATCTTCATGTG CATCGATGGAGGGAAGGTTGGGGATCAAATCGAGGAATATTCAAAATCGTCATTCGAAACCGACAAATGCTATCTAATGGATTGTGGTTTCGAGGTGTTCGTTTGGGTTGGTCGAGTAACGCAGGTGGATGATAGAAAAGCTGCCACACAGGCTGCCgag GAGTTTCTCACCAGTAATAATCAGCCGAAAGCCACCCTTATAACCCGACTAATTCAAGGCTATGAGACACATGCATTCAGGTCAAATTTTGACTCTTGGCCATCATCAACCGCACCTTCTGCTGAAAACCGAGGAAAAGTGGCTGAAGATAGAGGAAAAGTTTCAG CCAAG TCTTCTACAGATCAAGTCTCCCTTCATTTGATTTAG
- the LOC110881853 gene encoding villin-4 isoform X1, whose protein sequence is MFDERVYEIERLILIILWFYNMKQLIFKEFWGFEKLGFVVLGFQPFRHPRGGGGFCFVDGDDDFWPVDLKHLMMLVLAQIFMCIDGGKVGDQIEEYSKSSFETDKCYLMDCGFEVFVWVGRVTQVDDRKAATQAAEEFLTSNNQPKATLITRLIQGYETHAFRSNFDSWPSSTAPSAENRGKVAEDRGKVSGVFLFVMVLLVSLLPSQKAAKSSTDQVSLHLI, encoded by the exons ATGTTCGATGAACGTGTTTACGAGATTGAGCGTTTGATTCTGATTATTTTATGGTTTTATAACATGAAACAGTTGATATTTAAGGAATTTTGGGGGTTTGAGAAGCTAGGGTTTGTGGTTTTG GGTTTTCAACCATTCAGACACCCTAGAGGCGGAGGAGGGTTTTGTTTTGTGGATGGAGACGATGATTTTTGGCCG GTTGATTTGAAGCATCTGATGATGCTGGTTTTAGCACAGATCTTCATGTG CATCGATGGAGGGAAGGTTGGGGATCAAATCGAGGAATATTCAAAATCGTCATTCGAAACCGACAAATGCTATCTAATGGATTGTGGTTTCGAGGTGTTCGTTTGGGTTGGTCGAGTAACGCAGGTGGATGATAGAAAAGCTGCCACACAGGCTGCCgag GAGTTTCTCACCAGTAATAATCAGCCGAAAGCCACCCTTATAACCCGACTAATTCAAGGCTATGAGACACATGCATTCAGGTCAAATTTTGACTCTTGGCCATCATCAACCGCACCTTCTGCTGAAAACCGAGGAAAAGTGGCTGAAGATAGAGGAAAAGTTTCAG GGGTTTTTCTTTTTGTCATGGTGCTCTTGGTGTCGCTCTTACCCTCGCAAAAAGCAGCCAAG TCTTCTACAGATCAAGTCTCCCTTCATTTGATTTAG
- the LOC110881853 gene encoding villin-2 isoform X7, producing the protein MFDERVYEIERLILIILWFYNMKQLIFKEFWGFEKLGFVVLGFQPFRHPRGGGGFCFVDGDDDFWPVDLKHLMMLVLAQIFMCIDGGKVGDQIEEYSKSSFETDKCYLMDCGFEVFVWVGRVTQVDDRKAATQAAEEFLTSNNQPKATLITRLIQGYETHAFRSNFDSWPSSTAPSAENRGKVAEDRGKVSDQVSLHLI; encoded by the exons ATGTTCGATGAACGTGTTTACGAGATTGAGCGTTTGATTCTGATTATTTTATGGTTTTATAACATGAAACAGTTGATATTTAAGGAATTTTGGGGGTTTGAGAAGCTAGGGTTTGTGGTTTTG GGTTTTCAACCATTCAGACACCCTAGAGGCGGAGGAGGGTTTTGTTTTGTGGATGGAGACGATGATTTTTGGCCG GTTGATTTGAAGCATCTGATGATGCTGGTTTTAGCACAGATCTTCATGTG CATCGATGGAGGGAAGGTTGGGGATCAAATCGAGGAATATTCAAAATCGTCATTCGAAACCGACAAATGCTATCTAATGGATTGTGGTTTCGAGGTGTTCGTTTGGGTTGGTCGAGTAACGCAGGTGGATGATAGAAAAGCTGCCACACAGGCTGCCgag GAGTTTCTCACCAGTAATAATCAGCCGAAAGCCACCCTTATAACCCGACTAATTCAAGGCTATGAGACACATGCATTCAGGTCAAATTTTGACTCTTGGCCATCATCAACCGCACCTTCTGCTGAAAACCGAGGAAAAGTGGCTGAAGATAGAGGAAAAGTTTCAG ATCAAGTCTCCCTTCATTTGATTTAG
- the LOC110881853 gene encoding villin-4 isoform X2: MFDERVYEIERLILIILWFYNMKQLIFKEFWGFEKLGFVVLGFQPFRHPRGGGGFCFVDGDDDFWPVDLKHLMMLVLAQIFMCIDGGKVGDQIEEYSKSSFETDKCYLMDCGFEVFVWVGRVTQVDDRKAATQAAEEFLTSNNQPKATLITRLIQGYETHAFRSNFDSWPSSTAPSAENRGKVAEDRGKVSGVFLFVMVLLVSLLPSQKAAKIKSPFI, encoded by the exons ATGTTCGATGAACGTGTTTACGAGATTGAGCGTTTGATTCTGATTATTTTATGGTTTTATAACATGAAACAGTTGATATTTAAGGAATTTTGGGGGTTTGAGAAGCTAGGGTTTGTGGTTTTG GGTTTTCAACCATTCAGACACCCTAGAGGCGGAGGAGGGTTTTGTTTTGTGGATGGAGACGATGATTTTTGGCCG GTTGATTTGAAGCATCTGATGATGCTGGTTTTAGCACAGATCTTCATGTG CATCGATGGAGGGAAGGTTGGGGATCAAATCGAGGAATATTCAAAATCGTCATTCGAAACCGACAAATGCTATCTAATGGATTGTGGTTTCGAGGTGTTCGTTTGGGTTGGTCGAGTAACGCAGGTGGATGATAGAAAAGCTGCCACACAGGCTGCCgag GAGTTTCTCACCAGTAATAATCAGCCGAAAGCCACCCTTATAACCCGACTAATTCAAGGCTATGAGACACATGCATTCAGGTCAAATTTTGACTCTTGGCCATCATCAACCGCACCTTCTGCTGAAAACCGAGGAAAAGTGGCTGAAGATAGAGGAAAAGTTTCAG GGGTTTTTCTTTTTGTCATGGTGCTCTTGGTGTCGCTCTTACCCTCGCAAAAAGCAGCCAAG ATCAAGTCTCCCTTCATTTGA
- the LOC110881853 gene encoding villin-2 isoform X6: MFDERVYEIERLILIILWFYNMKQLIFKEFWGFEKLGFVVLGFQPFRHPRGGGGFCFVDGDDDFWPVDLKHLMMLVLAQIFMCIDGGKVGDQIEEYSKSSFETDKCYLMDCGFEVFVWVGRVTQVDDRKAATQAAEEFLTSNNQPKATLITRLIQGYETHAFRSNFDSWPSSTAPSAENRGKVAEDRGKVSAKIKSPFI; encoded by the exons ATGTTCGATGAACGTGTTTACGAGATTGAGCGTTTGATTCTGATTATTTTATGGTTTTATAACATGAAACAGTTGATATTTAAGGAATTTTGGGGGTTTGAGAAGCTAGGGTTTGTGGTTTTG GGTTTTCAACCATTCAGACACCCTAGAGGCGGAGGAGGGTTTTGTTTTGTGGATGGAGACGATGATTTTTGGCCG GTTGATTTGAAGCATCTGATGATGCTGGTTTTAGCACAGATCTTCATGTG CATCGATGGAGGGAAGGTTGGGGATCAAATCGAGGAATATTCAAAATCGTCATTCGAAACCGACAAATGCTATCTAATGGATTGTGGTTTCGAGGTGTTCGTTTGGGTTGGTCGAGTAACGCAGGTGGATGATAGAAAAGCTGCCACACAGGCTGCCgag GAGTTTCTCACCAGTAATAATCAGCCGAAAGCCACCCTTATAACCCGACTAATTCAAGGCTATGAGACACATGCATTCAGGTCAAATTTTGACTCTTGGCCATCATCAACCGCACCTTCTGCTGAAAACCGAGGAAAAGTGGCTGAAGATAGAGGAAAAGTTTCAG CCAAG ATCAAGTCTCCCTTCATTTGA
- the LOC110881853 gene encoding villin-2 isoform X8 produces the protein MFDERVYEIERLILIILWFYNMKQLIFKEFWGFEKLGFVVLGFQPFRHPRGGGGFCFVDGDDDFWPVDLKHLMMLVLAQIFMCIDGGKVGDQIEEYSKSSFETDKCYLMDCGFEVFVWVGRVTQVDDRKAATQAAEEFLTSNNQPKATLITRLIQGYETHAFRSNFDSWPSSTAPSAENRGKVAEDRGKVSAKVANYML, from the exons ATGTTCGATGAACGTGTTTACGAGATTGAGCGTTTGATTCTGATTATTTTATGGTTTTATAACATGAAACAGTTGATATTTAAGGAATTTTGGGGGTTTGAGAAGCTAGGGTTTGTGGTTTTG GGTTTTCAACCATTCAGACACCCTAGAGGCGGAGGAGGGTTTTGTTTTGTGGATGGAGACGATGATTTTTGGCCG GTTGATTTGAAGCATCTGATGATGCTGGTTTTAGCACAGATCTTCATGTG CATCGATGGAGGGAAGGTTGGGGATCAAATCGAGGAATATTCAAAATCGTCATTCGAAACCGACAAATGCTATCTAATGGATTGTGGTTTCGAGGTGTTCGTTTGGGTTGGTCGAGTAACGCAGGTGGATGATAGAAAAGCTGCCACACAGGCTGCCgag GAGTTTCTCACCAGTAATAATCAGCCGAAAGCCACCCTTATAACCCGACTAATTCAAGGCTATGAGACACATGCATTCAGGTCAAATTTTGACTCTTGGCCATCATCAACCGCACCTTCTGCTGAAAACCGAGGAAAAGTGGCTGAAGATAGAGGAAAAGTTTCAG CCAAG GTGGCTAACTATATGTTGTGA
- the LOC110881853 gene encoding villin-4 isoform X3 — MFDERVYEIERLILIILWFYNMKQLIFKEFWGFEKLGFVVLGFQPFRHPRGGGGFCFVDGDDDFWPVDLKHLMMLVLAQIFMCIDGGKVGDQIEEYSKSSFETDKCYLMDCGFEVFVWVGRVTQVDDRKAATQAAEEFLTSNNQPKATLITRLIQGYETHAFRSNFDSWPSSTAPSAENRGKVAEDRGKVSGVFLFVMVLLVSLLPSQKAAKVANYML; from the exons ATGTTCGATGAACGTGTTTACGAGATTGAGCGTTTGATTCTGATTATTTTATGGTTTTATAACATGAAACAGTTGATATTTAAGGAATTTTGGGGGTTTGAGAAGCTAGGGTTTGTGGTTTTG GGTTTTCAACCATTCAGACACCCTAGAGGCGGAGGAGGGTTTTGTTTTGTGGATGGAGACGATGATTTTTGGCCG GTTGATTTGAAGCATCTGATGATGCTGGTTTTAGCACAGATCTTCATGTG CATCGATGGAGGGAAGGTTGGGGATCAAATCGAGGAATATTCAAAATCGTCATTCGAAACCGACAAATGCTATCTAATGGATTGTGGTTTCGAGGTGTTCGTTTGGGTTGGTCGAGTAACGCAGGTGGATGATAGAAAAGCTGCCACACAGGCTGCCgag GAGTTTCTCACCAGTAATAATCAGCCGAAAGCCACCCTTATAACCCGACTAATTCAAGGCTATGAGACACATGCATTCAGGTCAAATTTTGACTCTTGGCCATCATCAACCGCACCTTCTGCTGAAAACCGAGGAAAAGTGGCTGAAGATAGAGGAAAAGTTTCAG GGGTTTTTCTTTTTGTCATGGTGCTCTTGGTGTCGCTCTTACCCTCGCAAAAAGCAGCCAAG GTGGCTAACTATATGTTGTGA
- the LOC110881853 gene encoding villin-2 isoform X9, whose protein sequence is MMLVLAQIFMWSIGFHHLVSIKVVDFGYSKVLFSRSMLNHDDVFVLDTKDKIFQLQFKGANSNIQERAKALEVIQFLKDKYHEGTCNVAIVDHGKLQAEGDSGEFWVIFGGFAPIGKKVLSDDDVIPKRTPGKLYRNEYVFHRWREGWGSNRGIFKIVIRNRQMLSNGLWFRGVRLGWSSNAGG, encoded by the exons ATGATGCTGGTTTTAGCACAGATCTTCATGTG GTCAATAGGGTTCCACCATTTGGTTTCGATTAAGGTTGTTGATTTTGGCTACTCAAAG GTCCTGTTTTCTCGATCTATGTTGAATCATGATGATGTGTTTGTCTTGGACACTAAAGATAAGATCTTTCAACTTCAATTTAAGGGAGCAAATTCAAATATTCAAGAAAGGGCTAAGGCTTTGGAGGTTATACAGTTCTTGAAGGATAAATATCATGAGGGGACATGCAATGTTGCAATTGTCG ACCATGGAAAACTACAAGCCGAGGGAGATTCGGGTGAATTTTGGGTTATTTTTGGCGGGTTTGCTCCTATTGGCAAAAAGGTTCTAAGTGATGATGATGTCATCCCCAAAAGGACGCCTGGCAAACTTTATAGGAATGAATATGTTTTT CATCGATGGAGGGAAGGTTGGGGATCAAATCGAGGAATATTCAAAATCGTCATTCGAAACCGACAAATGCTATCTAATGGATTGTGGTTTCGAGGTGTTCGTTTGGGTTGGTCGAGTAACGCAGGTGGATGA